The genomic DNA GTGCCGGATGCCGTGTTCTTCGAGCACCTGGCCAACCGCCGCTTTCCCGCGAGCTGGTGGATGCGCAAGCCCGAGCAGCTCGATTACCTGCAGGAGCCCGACTGCTTCCACGATGTGTTCGGCCATGTGCCGCTGCTGATCAACCCGGTCTTTGCCAACTACATGGAAGCCTACGGCAAGGGCGGGCTCAAGGCCGCCTCGCTGGGCGCGCTCGACATGCTGGCGCGGCTGTACTGGTACACCGTGGAATTCGGCCTGATCCGCACGCCGGAGGGCCTGCGCATCTACGGCGCGGGCATCCTGTCGAGCCAGGGGGAATCGATCTACAGCTTGGACTCGGCCAGCCCCAACCGCATCGGCTTCGATGTGCGGCGCATCATGCGCACGCGCTACCGCATCGACACGTTCCAGAAGACGTACTTCGTGATCGACAGCTTCGACCAGCTGTTCGACGCCACCCGCCCCGACTTTGCGCCGCTCTATGAGGAACTGCGCGCACAGCCCACGCTTGGCGCCGGCGACGTGGGGCAATCCGACCTCGTGCTGCATCGCGGCTCGCGCGAAGGCTGGGCCGACAGCGACGACGTCTGACTCCAGCGCCCCGCGCGCGCTTTGTGAAACAATATCGGCATGCCCGCTCCGCCCCCGCCGCCATGCACATCGCAATGGCCGGAAAGTTGAGCGGGCGGGCTGGTATTCCCGTTTGCCAACTTCCTTTTCGACCATCGAGCCCATCATGTCCCCTGCGCCTGTCGTGCCCCTAACGCTTGAAGAACGTGCGCCGCTGCTGGCCAGCCTGCCCGGCTGGAGCACCGTCGATGACCGCGATGCGATCCACAAGCGCTTTACCTTTGCCGACTTCAACGCCGCCTTCGCCTTCATGACGCGCGTGGCGCTGGCCGCGGAAAAGGCCGACCACCATCCGGAGTGGTTCAACGTCTACAACCGGGTCGACGTCACCCTGTCCACCCATGACGCCAACGGCCTGACCCGGCGCGATATCGACCTGGCCGCCTTCATGGAGCGCGCCGCCGCGTCGCTGTCCAAGGCCTGAGCGCGCGCCTGCGCCTACCCGGGAGACTGTAGGCAAACCGAAAGGACGCAAGCGGCCCTGCGCTGTACAATCGGTGGTTGACCGCTTGTTGCATTCGTCACTTTCCCGACCCCTTTCGAGCCTCCCAGCCTGCCACCATGCGTATCCTTCTGATCGAGGACGACCGTCAGATCGCCAGTGGCGTCGAAGCCGGCTTGTCCCAAGCCGGCCATCAGGTGCGTGTGGTGCATGACGGCGTCTACGCCACCGAGCACCTGCTGCGCGAACAACACGACCTGGTGATCCTCGACCTGGGCCTGCCCGGCATCGACGGCATGACCCTGCTGGCGCGCTACCGCGCCCGCAACCGCACCACGCCGGTCATCATCCTGACCGCGCGCGACGAGCTCGAAGACAAGCTCTCCGGCCTGAACGCCGGCGCCGACGACTACCTGGTCAAGCCCTTCGCCCTGCCCGAGCTGGAGGCGCGCGTGCGCGTCTTGCTGCGCCGCAGCCAGCACGGCGAGGCCGCGCCCGAGCGCGACGTGCGGCTCGGACGACTGCGCCTGTCGGGCAACGACCGCCGCATGTTCATCGACGGCAAGCCGCTGGAACTCTCGCCGCGCGAATTCGCCGTGCTGGAGCTGCTGCTGCAGCGCCAGGGCCGCGTGGTCAGCAAGGCACAGCTGCAGGACCATCTCGCCACTTTCGCGCATCCCGCGGGCGAAGGCGGGGACACGGTTGGCGATACCGCCATCGAAGTCTACGTGCACCGCGTACGCAAGAAGCTCGAAGAATGCGACGTGGAGATCGTGACCGTGCGCGGTTTCGGCTACCTGCTGCAGATCCGCGCCGGCACCTGACGCCGCGCCCAGGGAGAAGCCCGCCATGTGGCTGCGCCCACGTCCTCCCCAGCCTCCCAAGGCCCTGACCGACGCCGCCAGCGGTGCATCCGGCAAGGCCGTCGCAACCGCCGCGGCAACGCCATCCGCGCGCTCGGCCTCCACGCAAAGCCTGCGCGTGCACTTGCTGCGCGCGCTGGCCACGCCGCTGTTCGCGCTGGTGCTGACCAGCGGCTCGCTCTCCTACTGGCTGGCGGCGCACTACACCACACAGGTATTCGACCGCGCCCTGTACGGCGTGGCCAACAATATCGCGCAGCAGATCCGCATTGCGGGCCCCCGGCTGGAGCAAGACATCCCGATGATCGC from Cupriavidus sp. D39 includes the following:
- the phhA gene encoding phenylalanine 4-monooxygenase produces the protein MAIATQAGDAQASFAGTLTDKLKEQFDAGLLSGQELRPDFTIAQPLDRYTDTDHAVWAKLYDRQASMLRGRVCDEFLQGLSTLGMERDRVPSFDQLNETLMRATGWQVVAVPGLVPDAVFFEHLANRRFPASWWMRKPEQLDYLQEPDCFHDVFGHVPLLINPVFANYMEAYGKGGLKAASLGALDMLARLYWYTVEFGLIRTPEGLRIYGAGILSSQGESIYSLDSASPNRIGFDVRRIMRTRYRIDTFQKTYFVIDSFDQLFDATRPDFAPLYEELRAQPTLGAGDVGQSDLVLHRGSREGWADSDDV
- a CDS encoding 4a-hydroxytetrahydrobiopterin dehydratase, whose translation is MSPAPVVPLTLEERAPLLASLPGWSTVDDRDAIHKRFTFADFNAAFAFMTRVALAAEKADHHPEWFNVYNRVDVTLSTHDANGLTRRDIDLAAFMERAAASLSKA
- a CDS encoding response regulator transcription factor, which produces MRILLIEDDRQIASGVEAGLSQAGHQVRVVHDGVYATEHLLREQHDLVILDLGLPGIDGMTLLARYRARNRTTPVIILTARDELEDKLSGLNAGADDYLVKPFALPELEARVRVLLRRSQHGEAAPERDVRLGRLRLSGNDRRMFIDGKPLELSPREFAVLELLLQRQGRVVSKAQLQDHLATFAHPAGEGGDTVGDTAIEVYVHRVRKKLEECDVEIVTVRGFGYLLQIRAGT